In one Candidatus Acidiferrales bacterium genomic region, the following are encoded:
- a CDS encoding DUF2723 domain-containing protein → MNEKFTNFTPYIILILGVSIYWLTAFPTITWWESSEYSAAAVCLGITGAPGSIILTALGWLAVKIIPLNPALDLNLFAGLIGALTVYASFLLWREIQRWHNDNLYDLGPIENCALIITSLIIMCSSSLWEYSTIFAPYILTALFTVLILWVLLKWWTAADSEISWKYIFAITLLLGVDFSVHRTNAVLIPGIIVLMLVRNYKLIKSLKTYLAAFLGVMLGLSAQLLYIPMSLRDPMMNLGETNDIQRWWDFISLIQYGGGFLLDIIARKAPFWSYQVPYYFKIFGGQFCFLDKSSIVLGFVPAILGILGIAYLITLNKKLGWTLLIFFVLTVAVSIINFNVPENYFRTIDRHYLPTFVIFAVFIFAGVCFLFELLKKINGKTKVVTTSILILVLVFTFLVQLNRNLPSRNNSNNRIAYNHARNILESVDRGGILFSNGDNNLFPELYVQIGEGFRSDITGCNLSLLNLDWYLKQQERHDKNFPSVGKKLETCNAFRPKWKIANCEIPLDSSVQREYHTSTRLVNFSLPAIRNDSSVWPQDIALFDIIRANRWRRPIYFIKLGLDAELNEWLRTYLVDEGLVFKLVPDSSTKTNIEAVEDHIRKYNLEGYDNNSVHLEDASLDIGNFYYGIFLDLINDKLRKHEINNAKKYYNEMIDKLPVERLRPDKEVLKEINEIKVQLCSH, encoded by the coding sequence ATGAACGAGAAATTCACTAATTTTACACCGTACATAATTTTGATTCTTGGGGTATCCATCTATTGGTTAACAGCATTTCCAACTATAACATGGTGGGAGTCAAGCGAATATTCCGCAGCGGCAGTTTGCCTTGGAATAACCGGAGCGCCGGGATCAATAATATTGACAGCTCTTGGATGGTTGGCGGTAAAGATTATCCCGTTAAATCCAGCCCTCGATTTGAATCTATTCGCTGGTCTTATTGGTGCTTTAACAGTATACGCTTCATTTCTTCTTTGGAGAGAAATACAAAGATGGCACAACGATAACCTGTATGATCTTGGGCCAATAGAAAATTGTGCTTTGATTATTACATCATTGATAATAATGTGTAGTTCAAGTCTTTGGGAATATTCTACAATCTTTGCACCATATATTCTGACGGCACTTTTTACCGTGCTGATTCTATGGGTTCTATTAAAGTGGTGGACAGCGGCTGATTCAGAGATTTCATGGAAGTACATTTTTGCGATTACCCTTTTGTTGGGAGTTGATTTTAGCGTTCATCGCACAAATGCAGTGCTTATACCCGGAATTATTGTGTTGATGTTGGTCAGGAACTATAAACTTATCAAGAGTTTGAAAACTTACTTAGCGGCGTTCTTGGGAGTCATGCTAGGCTTATCGGCACAATTACTATACATTCCCATGTCTTTAAGAGACCCGATGATGAATTTGGGAGAGACAAATGATATTCAGCGTTGGTGGGATTTCATCTCGCTAATACAGTATGGAGGTGGCTTTTTATTGGATATAATTGCACGCAAAGCCCCTTTCTGGTCTTACCAAGTGCCCTATTATTTCAAAATATTCGGCGGGCAATTTTGTTTTCTTGATAAATCAAGCATTGTACTTGGATTCGTCCCGGCAATTTTAGGAATATTAGGTATCGCTTACCTCATAACGCTGAATAAAAAGTTGGGTTGGACGTTGTTAATTTTTTTCGTCCTCACAGTTGCAGTTTCTATAATAAATTTCAACGTTCCCGAGAATTACTTTCGAACGATTGACCGTCATTATCTTCCTACCTTTGTCATTTTCGCAGTCTTTATTTTTGCCGGGGTTTGCTTTTTGTTCGAACTACTTAAGAAAATTAATGGTAAGACCAAAGTTGTCACTACGTCGATTTTAATTCTCGTTCTGGTTTTTACCTTCCTGGTTCAACTGAACAGAAATTTACCGTCTCGAAATAACTCAAATAATAGGATAGCATACAACCATGCAAGAAACATTCTGGAATCCGTTGATAGGGGTGGTATATTATTTAGTAACGGGGATAATAACCTTTTTCCTGAACTATATGTTCAAATTGGCGAAGGATTCAGATCTGATATAACAGGATGCAATTTATCCTTATTAAATTTGGATTGGTATCTTAAACAACAAGAGCGACATGATAAGAATTTTCCATCTGTTGGGAAGAAGCTTGAGACATGTAATGCTTTTCGTCCAAAATGGAAGATCGCTAATTGTGAAATACCATTGGATTCATCCGTACAAAGAGAATATCACACGAGTACGCGATTGGTTAATTTTTCCTTGCCCGCGATCAGAAATGACAGTTCTGTTTGGCCGCAAGACATAGCGTTGTTCGATATTATAAGAGCGAATAGATGGAGACGACCAATTTATTTCATCAAACTAGGACTTGATGCCGAATTAAATGAATGGCTAAGAACCTATCTAGTCGATGAGGGATTGGTCTTCAAACTTGTTCCAGATTCATCTACAAAGACAAATATAGAGGCTGTCGAGGATCACATTCGCAAATACAACCTCGAAGGCTACGATAACAATTCAGTTCATCTTGAAGATGCTTCTTTGGACATAGGCAATTTCTACTATGGAATATTTTTAGATCTGATCAACGACAAATTAAGAAAGCATGAGATCAATAATGCTAAGAAGTATTATAATGAAATGATTGATAAGTTACCTGTAGAAAGACTCCGACCAGATAAGGAAGTACTGAAGGAAATTAATGAAATAAAGGTACAATTGTGCTCTCACTAA
- a CDS encoding DNA methyltransferase: MPKSRTKKRIDLTDKKYNLVKSKVGEQKPKYKAHPVLGLFETESDLLSIKEAAEWATNHLGKKVTPSNISYLIQYGRVRKHGENGTAQISMQELKNYYQSFNGRREITWKDQLGKDLNWALSFDQYTEAETTKHVHRLHPYKGKFIPQLVEYFLDEHTDAFKKKAYFHKGDIILDPFCGSGTMLVQANELGMHAVGIDVSAFNALISNCKITKFDLIDVHKEIQRITIALKEFLADSHTLEFEERLLQELYKFNNEFFPVPEYKYKVKREEIDEESYGAEKDKEFLPIFQNLVKEYHIKVRQDKEDTFLDKWYSPHIRNEIEFVFGEIKKIKNHDTKKIVSIILSRTIRSCRATTHADLATLLEPVTSTYYCAKHGKICKPLFSILKWWETYTKDTAMRLAQFKRLRTETFQYCLTGDSKAIDILGEIEKHDQTFAALIKKEKIRGIFSSPPYVGLIDYHEQHAYAYDLFGFKRQDELEIGRMANGQGREAKENYAKGIAEVLTNCKQFLAKDYDVFLVANDKWNLYPDIAENAGMHIVERFKRPVLNRTERDKSAYAETIFHLKGK; this comes from the coding sequence ATGCCCAAATCGAGAACAAAAAAAAGAATCGACCTGACCGACAAGAAATATAATCTTGTTAAGTCGAAGGTTGGAGAACAAAAACCTAAATACAAAGCTCATCCTGTTCTCGGTTTATTTGAAACAGAATCTGATTTGTTAAGCATCAAAGAAGCTGCGGAATGGGCGACCAACCACCTTGGAAAGAAAGTAACACCATCAAATATCTCGTATTTGATTCAATACGGTCGGGTGCGAAAACACGGCGAGAATGGCACCGCGCAAATTTCGATGCAGGAGTTGAAAAATTATTATCAATCCTTCAACGGTCGCAGAGAAATAACATGGAAAGATCAACTCGGAAAAGATTTAAACTGGGCACTCTCATTCGACCAATACACAGAAGCGGAGACGACGAAGCATGTGCACAGGTTGCATCCGTACAAAGGAAAATTCATTCCGCAATTGGTCGAGTACTTTCTGGACGAACATACCGACGCTTTTAAGAAGAAAGCGTACTTTCATAAAGGAGACATTATTCTCGATCCGTTTTGCGGAAGCGGAACAATGCTGGTACAAGCAAATGAACTTGGCATGCACGCCGTCGGCATCGATGTTTCCGCATTTAATGCACTAATCAGCAATTGTAAGATCACGAAATTCGATCTTATCGACGTTCATAAAGAGATTCAACGAATAACCATCGCATTGAAGGAATTTCTTGCCGACTCCCATACCTTAGAGTTTGAAGAAAGACTATTACAGGAGCTATATAAGTTTAACAATGAATTCTTTCCGGTGCCGGAATACAAATACAAAGTTAAACGGGAAGAAATTGACGAAGAATCATACGGAGCGGAAAAAGACAAAGAATTTCTACCGATCTTCCAGAATCTCGTAAAGGAGTACCATATCAAAGTTCGGCAGGACAAGGAAGACACTTTCTTGGATAAATGGTATTCTCCTCATATTCGCAATGAAATCGAGTTTGTCTTTGGTGAAATAAAAAAGATCAAGAACCACGACACCAAGAAAATTGTCAGCATTATCCTAAGCCGAACGATTCGTTCCTGTCGTGCCACCACCCATGCAGATTTGGCGACACTTCTTGAGCCTGTTACAAGCACTTATTATTGTGCAAAGCATGGTAAAATATGCAAGCCGCTCTTCTCTATTTTGAAATGGTGGGAGACATACACCAAAGATACTGCGATGCGTTTGGCGCAATTCAAGAGGCTGCGAACAGAAACATTCCAATATTGTCTAACAGGAGATAGCAAGGCCATTGACATTTTGGGGGAAATTGAAAAACACGATCAGACATTTGCCGCGCTTATCAAGAAAGAAAAGATCAGAGGCATATTTTCCAGTCCACCGTATGTGGGATTAATTGACTATCATGAACAGCACGCTTATGCTTATGATCTGTTTGGTTTCAAACGGCAAGATGAATTAGAAATCGGTCGTATGGCGAACGGGCAGGGTCGGGAAGCAAAGGAGAATTATGCAAAAGGCATCGCTGAAGTTCTGACAAACTGCAAGCAGTTTTTAGCAAAGGATTACGATGTATTTTTGGTGGCAAACGACAAATGGAATCTATATCCTGACATTGCTGAGAATGCGGGGATGCATATAGTGGAACGTTTCAAACGACCAGTTTTAAATCGCACTGAGAGAGACAAGTCTGCATATGCGGAAACAATTTTCCATTTGAAAGGAAAATAG
- a CDS encoding type II toxin-antitoxin system HicA family toxin: MPDPHGISGREAIKALERLGFIQIRQRGSHVILKKSSPAGDVGCVVPLHKELKVGTLHGILKLAKVEVEEFIKNL, from the coding sequence ATGCCTGACCCGCACGGTATTTCTGGACGGGAGGCGATAAAGGCGCTCGAGCGGCTTGGATTTATTCAAATTCGGCAGAGAGGCAGCCATGTCATCCTGAAGAAGTCGTCTCCTGCAGGGGATGTTGGTTGTGTCGTACCATTGCACAAAGAACTGAAGGTGGGGACGCTACATGGAATACTCAAACTCGCAAAAGTAGAAGTGGAAGAGTTTATAAAGAATCTTTAG
- a CDS encoding type II toxin-antitoxin system HicB family antitoxin, with product MTVKTFSAVLHREEDMYVAECPEVGTVSQGSTVEEAVSNLKEATELYLEEFPLKEIEKPLLTTFEAAVNA from the coding sequence ATGACCGTAAAGACGTTCTCCGCTGTCCTTCATCGTGAAGAAGATATGTATGTGGCTGAATGTCCTGAAGTTGGAACCGTTAGTCAGGGATCGACTGTAGAGGAAGCTGTCTCTAATCTTAAGGAAGCAACGGAGTTATACCTGGAGGAATTCCCTCTGAAAGAGATTGAGAAGCCGCTTCTGACGACTTTTGAAGCAGCAGTCAATGCCTGA
- a CDS encoding nitrilase-related carbon-nitrogen hydrolase, with translation MWSSFIKTRVNPSYFYLLLGFAFLFFSNGRWILPAAAFASPIFLIRFLRFQKPFKGFVFLIIAGWVSNIFIWKGMMPASGFFYYFLMLMMSVFTSLTFVIDRIFSRRLKGIVSTFVFPSIYVTMEYIVVSTNPSGSYGTLAHTQSSLPLLQLVSLTGIWGVTFVITWTASVVNWLWDHAFAKKILRQAFWAYALPVLVVIIFGQIRLSIPVESKTIRVASINIRKTYWENRFKANNDSITQEINNDFLGNCDIAASSQARIVFGTEELINLPFDRETAFVERAKAIAQKDSIYLGLPMCIFPNGYPRVPSINKITWISPGGQLLFTYCKAKPTPGEGSYGDGVIRYFDSPYGRIGSAICFDMDFPALIRQVHTMNIDMMLVPGNDWKEIAPYHTYVASIRALEQGFNLVRAVSQGFSASFNYKGQVISSQDFYRTNDLILYSDVPMKGGPTVYSVVGDLFAWLCIIGFLIIIVSSLFQRKADMTSTKE, from the coding sequence ATGTGGAGTTCATTTATCAAAACAAGAGTTAATCCTTCCTATTTTTATCTCTTGTTAGGTTTCGCATTCCTTTTCTTTTCCAACGGAAGATGGATTTTACCGGCGGCGGCATTTGCTTCTCCGATATTCTTAATAAGGTTTCTCCGGTTCCAAAAACCCTTCAAAGGATTTGTATTCCTGATAATTGCCGGATGGGTCTCGAACATCTTCATCTGGAAAGGAATGATGCCGGCTTCAGGCTTCTTCTATTATTTTCTGATGCTGATGATGAGCGTCTTTACTTCACTCACCTTTGTCATCGACCGGATATTTTCCCGGCGATTGAAAGGAATTGTTTCGACTTTCGTATTCCCTTCCATCTACGTAACCATGGAATACATTGTTGTCTCGACAAATCCATCGGGTTCGTACGGAACGCTGGCACATACGCAATCGTCGTTGCCACTGTTACAACTCGTTTCTCTTACCGGCATTTGGGGAGTGACATTTGTCATTACATGGACAGCATCTGTAGTTAATTGGCTTTGGGATCATGCATTTGCGAAAAAGATACTTCGCCAGGCTTTTTGGGCTTACGCATTGCCGGTTCTGGTCGTCATCATTTTCGGTCAAATTCGATTATCCATACCGGTTGAATCCAAGACCATACGAGTCGCTTCGATCAACATTCGCAAGACATACTGGGAAAATCGTTTTAAGGCGAACAATGATTCGATCACACAAGAAATCAACAATGACTTCTTAGGCAATTGCGATATCGCCGCTTCTTCACAAGCACGGATTGTTTTTGGAACAGAGGAACTTATAAACCTGCCGTTCGACAGGGAGACTGCATTCGTAGAAAGAGCGAAGGCGATAGCTCAGAAAGACAGCATCTACTTAGGGCTGCCGATGTGTATTTTCCCGAACGGCTATCCGCGGGTTCCCTCTATAAATAAAATCACATGGATTTCACCCGGTGGGCAGCTACTCTTCACTTATTGCAAGGCCAAACCAACTCCAGGTGAAGGATCGTACGGTGACGGTGTGATACGATATTTCGATTCGCCGTACGGGCGTATTGGTTCTGCAATTTGTTTCGATATGGATTTCCCCGCACTTATTCGCCAGGTTCACACCATGAACATCGATATGATGCTGGTCCCCGGAAACGATTGGAAAGAAATTGCTCCATACCACACATACGTCGCATCAATCAGAGCGCTCGAGCAGGGATTCAATTTGGTCAGGGCAGTATCCCAGGGATTCTCCGCTTCATTCAATTATAAAGGACAGGTGATATCGTCGCAAGATTTTTATAGAACCAACGATTTAATTCTTTACTCCGACGTACCTATGAAAGGGGGACCTACCGTGTATTCTGTGGTAGGAGATTTATTCGCCTGGCTTTGCATCATCGGATTTCTGATAATTATCGTATCGTCTTTGTTCCAGCGTAAAGCGGATATGACCTCAACTAAGGAATAG